The segment TTTCGATAGTGTGTCCGGGACGCGACCATTTTGGCTTTTCTCCCAACGCCTGATATTGTGAATCGACAGCTTCAACTGTTGTAGGCTGCATTGCTTTGATGAATGGTTTTTGAGCAACTAATCCAAGTGTTTCAAACATTTTCATGTCTTCATTCACGTCCGGATTTGGAGTAGTTAATAATTTATCACCGGCAAAAATCGAATTTGCTCCGGCAAAGAAACACATAGCTTGACCTTCTCTGGACATTTCCATTCTTCCCGCAGAAAGACGAACCTGAGTTTCAGGCATCACAATTCGGGTAGTAGCTACCATTCGAATCATTTCCCAAATTTCAACAGGTTTTTCATTTTCCATTGGAGTTCCTTCTACAGCAACCAAAGCATTAATTGGCACCGACTCCGGTTGTGGATTTAAAGTAGAAAGCGCTACGAGCATTCCGGCTCTGTCTTCTATGCTTTCTCCCATCCCAATAATCCCACCACTGCAAACGGTAACATTGGTTTTACGAACATTTTCGATTGTTTCCAATCTGTCTTCAAAACCTCGTGTAGAAATTACTTCTTTATAATAATCTTCGGATGTGTCTAAGTTGTGATTGTAAGCATATAAACCTGCTTCAGCAAGACGTTGAGCCTGATTTTCGGTAATCATTCCCAAAGTACAACATACTTCCATATCCAGTTTGTTGATGGTACGAACCATTTCTAACACCTGGTCAAATTCTTCACCGTCTTTTACATTACGCCATGCAGCACCCATACAAACACGAGATGAGCCATTTGATTTGGCACGCAAAGCCTGAGCTTTTACCTGGTTTACGGTCATTAAATCATTGCCTTCAATATCGGTATGATAACGGGCAGCTTGTGGGCAATAACCGCAATCTTCAGGACAACCACCGGTTTTTATAGATAGTAAAGTAGAAACCTGAACAACGTTTGGGTCGTGTTGTTCTCTGTGGATTGTTGCTGCTTCATACAGCAAATCCATCATGGGTTTGTTATAAATAGCAATAATTTCTTCCTTAGTCCAATTGTGTTTTGTGATGCTCATAGATGCAATTTTATCGTGCACCAAAAGTAGTTAAATTGTATGTAAGTTACAATTTTGTTTCACATTAATAGGATTGTATCTTTTAGTCTTGAGCAGACATTTTTCTTCTCCAATATTGTACAGAGACAAAAACAACCATTAAGGCAGAAGCAATACCTTCAAACAAGATTCCGATACAGTATTGATTGGCTGTTGGATCTCCGCCAAATAAAAGATCTGCTGAAAGATTACTAACGTACTCATCACCGCCTCTTATATGTACATAAGCAACTAAGCTTATGATGCTTAATAAAACGCCTCCAAATGCTGTTGTAGCGG is part of the Flavobacterium sangjuense genome and harbors:
- the bioB gene encoding biotin synthase BioB; this translates as MSITKHNWTKEEIIAIYNKPMMDLLYEAATIHREQHDPNVVQVSTLLSIKTGGCPEDCGYCPQAARYHTDIEGNDLMTVNQVKAQALRAKSNGSSRVCMGAAWRNVKDGEEFDQVLEMVRTINKLDMEVCCTLGMITENQAQRLAEAGLYAYNHNLDTSEDYYKEVISTRGFEDRLETIENVRKTNVTVCSGGIIGMGESIEDRAGMLVALSTLNPQPESVPINALVAVEGTPMENEKPVEIWEMIRMVATTRIVMPETQVRLSAGRMEMSREGQAMCFFAGANSIFAGDKLLTTPNPDVNEDMKMFETLGLVAQKPFIKAMQPTTVEAVDSQYQALGEKPKWSRPGHTIERNLQSSTKGK